A segment of the Mangrovimonas sp. YM274 genome:
AATATTAAACTACGGAAGAACCAAGGGGGGGGAGATTCTTAGGAAAATGACGTTTCAAGAGCGTGGGAACATGCTTAAAAAGTTGGCCTTATATCTTACCAAACGCAAAGAGCAATTTTACGAATTAAGTTACCGTACAGGAGCTACTAGAATAGATAGTTGGATAGACATTGAAGGAGGTTTTGGGAATCTTTTTGCTAATGCGTCTTTAAGAAAATTATTTCCTAATCAACCTTATCACGTTGAAGGGGACCCAATCGATTTATCTCGTGGAGGCCGTTTTATGGCACACCATATTATGGTTCCTAAAAAAGGGGTAGCGGTACATATCAACGCCTTTAATTTCCCAGTTTGGGGAATGTTGGAAAAGTGTGCGGTAAATTGGATGGCAGGGGTTCCTGCCGTCGTGTTGCCAGCCCCATCATCATCTTATTTGGCAGAGGCTGTAGCTAGAGAAATCATAGCCTCTGGTATTTTGCCTGAGGGAGCCTTACAAATTATTAACGGAACCGTAAAATCCATATTGGATACGGTAGAGTCTCAAGATGTGGTGACCTTTACAGGGTCTGCGGCAACGGGACGTTTGTTAAAAGCCCATCCTAGATTGATACAGGAGGCTGTGCCATTTACTATGGAGGCAGATTCTTTGAATGCTTCTATCCTTGGGGAAGATGCTGTGCCAGGGACTCCAGAATTTGATCTGTTCATAAAGGAAGTTCGAAATGAAATGACAGTGAAAGCAGGACAAAAGTGTACGGCTATCCGTCGTATCATTGTGCCTGAAGGTATTGTGGAGGATGTGCAGATTGCCTTAGGAAAAGCGCTGGATAAAGTTACCATAGGAGACCCAAGGTTGAAAGACGTGAGAATGGGATCTTTGGTGAGCAAACAACAGGTGGAAGCCGTGAAGAATTCCATTTCGGATATTGCCAAGGAAGCAGAAATGGTATACGGGAATTTAGATACATTGGACACCATTGGCGCCGATGCCCAGAAAGGAGCGTTTATTAGCCCAGTATTGTTCCGTACGGATAATCCGTTGCAAAACACGGTGGTTCACGAACGCGAGGCTTTTGGTCCGGTAAGTACCATAATGCCATATAAAACTATGGACGAAGCGGTTACTTTGGCCCAAATGGGGAAAGGATCTCTTGTGTCTTCCATAGCGACAAATGATGATAAGATTGCGAAGGAATATGTGATAAATGCAGCTTCGCATCATGGCCGAATATTAGTGTTGAATCGTGAAAGTGCCAAACAAAGTACGGGACACGGTTCTCCATTACCATATTTGGTTCACGGTGGTCCAGGACGTGCCGGAGGTGGCGAAGAAATGGGAGGTATGCGAGGTATCAAACATTATTTGCAGCGTACCGCAATTCAGGGCTCACCAACTACTTTGACAGAAATAACAGGGATATATCAGCAAAAAGCGGCCTATAAGGAAGCAGAGCAGCATCCGTTTAAATACCATTGGGAAGACATCCAACCAGGAATGTCACTTAAAACCCATAAACGAACCTTTACAGATACCGACATTATCAATTTTGCGAATTTGACTTGGGACCATTTTTATGCCCATACAGACATCACCTCGCTCGATGGAAGCATTTTTGAAAAACGCACGGCCCATGGATATTTTATCATTTCCGCAGCAGCGGGATTGTTTGTGTATCCAAACAAAGG
Coding sequences within it:
- the paaZ gene encoding phenylacetic acid degradation bifunctional protein PaaZ — encoded protein: MKKIQHYVQGQWTEGKEEGIPVLDAITGEAFTSVAIEGLDIPEILNYGRTKGGEILRKMTFQERGNMLKKLALYLTKRKEQFYELSYRTGATRIDSWIDIEGGFGNLFANASLRKLFPNQPYHVEGDPIDLSRGGRFMAHHIMVPKKGVAVHINAFNFPVWGMLEKCAVNWMAGVPAVVLPAPSSSYLAEAVAREIIASGILPEGALQIINGTVKSILDTVESQDVVTFTGSAATGRLLKAHPRLIQEAVPFTMEADSLNASILGEDAVPGTPEFDLFIKEVRNEMTVKAGQKCTAIRRIIVPEGIVEDVQIALGKALDKVTIGDPRLKDVRMGSLVSKQQVEAVKNSISDIAKEAEMVYGNLDTLDTIGADAQKGAFISPVLFRTDNPLQNTVVHEREAFGPVSTIMPYKTMDEAVTLAQMGKGSLVSSIATNDDKIAKEYVINAASHHGRILVLNRESAKQSTGHGSPLPYLVHGGPGRAGGGEEMGGMRGIKHYLQRTAIQGSPTTLTEITGIYQQKAAYKEAEQHPFKYHWEDIQPGMSLKTHKRTFTDTDIINFANLTWDHFYAHTDITSLDGSIFEKRTAHGYFIISAAAGLFVYPNKGPVAANYGLEECRFLRPLYHNDTVYVRLTCKQKVDRDVAGAEHPSGIVKWFVEVFDANNDEMVAFATILTMVQKKQETLVEMTEAKIAECINKLTEEDKAKWGNLTPQLMLEHLEYTYRIASGEIQDFDIATPEKILEKVHATLYNYDKMPSGYDFPLAERSRITDLKYASLEEAKDKLKEAREAYLAYFKEHPEAKTKNVVFGELNRYEWYLLERKHLNHHFEQFGLI